In Xanthomonas theicola, a single genomic region encodes these proteins:
- a CDS encoding DUF1328 domain-containing protein: MLHYAIIFFVIAIIAAVLGFSGIAGAATNIAWILFVVFLILAVISMFRRGKV; encoded by the coding sequence ATGTTGCATTACGCCATCATCTTCTTCGTCATCGCCATCATCGCCGCCGTGCTGGGTTTCAGCGGCATTGCCGGTGCGGCGACCAACATCGCCTGGATCCTGTTCGTGGTGTTCCTGATCCTGGCGGTGATCTCGATGTTCCGCCGCGGCAAGGTCTAG